GACGGGAATGGTTTTGAAGGTTTCGAGCAAGCGCAACTTTCTATTATTCTACGGTAAATGTCGCAACCATCgattgtttttaaaaataaaatcttaaaaatcTTTTCGCCAGTGATTTCGGAGGATGTCTCGCCAAATCTCTTATGAAATCTGCTCGAAACGTCCAGGTATTATCACGTGTATCGTTGTTCCCTCGATTAAATCGATTTTCATAACAAAATCGTTGAAACTGAacgaatgaaatatcaaaataacgCGTCCGATTTCCTCGTAAACCCAACTAAACTGGGAACTGGAAATTGGTTCTCCTTTAGTTTTGTGCCTTTGACATCGCCTTCTCAATCCACTTGCATATCCCTTATCGTTCGACAAAGGAAAGCCGAAGTTATTATACCGAATGTCTGAAACATACGAACGTATCCGTGATTAGATTTCAAATATCTGAAATCTTGGGTATTCTGTGAAAACGTACTTGTATACCAGCCATTGCCATACCCAGGAATACTAATGTGAAGCTTTCACACTGCAACCAACTTGTAACTTTCGAGAGGCAGCCCTATAAAAACATTTCATAACATAAGAAATCAACCGATGAACATAAAACGTAAGATcgctatttcaaatatttgtcgtTCGTAGATTTAACGGTAAACGATAGCTGTTGCATTCTCTTTGTGCTTTCGATTCTTTCGTTAACCTGGCCGACCATACTGACATATATGTACGTCGTGCACCGTAATTACTTatacgaaaaaaaagaacggtTTAATCGAAATTAGAATCAATATTAGAATTAATGCACAAACCGAGAAAAAATTGGAATTCCTTTATACTTCTTTAGATCGACGATGttacgatatttctttttaaaatgattaaatcTTAGAGCGAAACTCTACCTCTTTATGTCGATATCCATCGTGACCCTCTTCGTCTTCCACTTGACATGCTATTTCGTCCACTGGTTTCGGGCTTAGCCACGGTTTCTCGTTCTTCCGCGAGAAATAAGAATTTCATGAATGCAGTATGAAGAGAAAGTTCAAACTTGATCAAATTACTTACATGTTTGCTGAACACTCTCGACACGACGCTCATTGGACTTCCCGTATTTTTTACCTGCGAGGTAATACGAATCAATGATTTTCATATATACAGACATATGACATTTACTTATTTCGTAACGGTTTATAGTCGCGGTTTTATTCGGTgcacaaaaatgtaaaaagatcgAGCAGTaaatagaattgcggaatattTCGATGTATAATACATCTGCATACGTACAGgtatatttttaacgtttcgTGAAGTATCTAAAAGTGTATAGGATCTGCTATAAAGGGGGTGTGTAATTATACTACGAAAATAGCTTTTCCGTACctctgtattttttaaaacgcaACACGTAAGCGGCACCTGCCTCCTGTTGCCCGAAATTTGCGCGTCTCTCCACCATGCCGTGCCATTGTAGTCCCCGTATCCGTGTATTCCGCAGCAATTAAACTGTAATGGAATGATTCGTGTGCTCTTTGGACCATCGCAATGTGGTTGGATGAATGATGTACCGTGTCGTGCATTGGATGTCGCTCGGgcgcgaaataaaatttgcattgTGCGGCTTTCGATCTCTCGCCGCTCGTTATACATAGAGACGAACACGTGGACGAGAATTGCCTTTGAAACTTAATGGATATTTCCGTCGACCGATTGACACGACGCGATTCcacgcgacgcgacgctacGACGAAGGGATCGTATGAAAACCGTTACATATCGTCGTGCGGTTGCGCAAATTTGCAAATGTTCTCGCATTTCGGAACCTCAATAGGAAAATCATTTGATTTGGCGTGGTGACGAACAGTCGAACGTTCTTACGTTTCCAAATGTCGCATCTTTTAAAGGTGCGATGTCGTACGACGTATGTACGTTTGTCACTAACATATAGAACAATATGCAAAAGAACAACTAATGAATAGTTGCCCGATCGAGCGAAAATTCAGGAAGTGGCTAGTTTATGTCTTTTCCGGTggttaatcgatcgatcgactaGGAGAGTCAGTGATATAACCAAAGAATAATTGCGCGCGATAAACAACCTCAGTGAATAAACAATCGATCGGTGTTATTAGCAGTTTTACCTTATATTGCGCAAAGTCGAGACTGTGGCTGAAGGGTATGTCGCTAGTCGGTTCGTGACCGTAATCCTCGGCCAATTTGTTAATCAGCCGCTCCTCCAATCCAGAAAGTATTCGAAATGTCATTAGTCCACCGACGGCAGCGGTGATGAGTTCGGTAATGATCAGTGCCACGAGCATGCTCATGTACTGGACAGTTAAAAATGTATCGTAGACCTTGGCCGTGCTTCTGTTATAGGTGTAGCGCACGAAGTGCATCTATCGATAACTTACGGTGGCCAGTATGCATTGATTTCCATAGAGAGCAGCGCGACATCCGAAGAAACCGACCGTCAGCACCGTAAATCCGAGACCGACCAAGCTACAAGCTATCAGGTTAATAGTTTCGTGCGGCGTGGCGTCGGGCACGAAAAGATTTAACAGGTGCCCTTTGCTTGGTTCCAATAGCAAGCATGCCCCTATCATCAGTACCGTACACCCAGCCAACTATCgagtaatttctttttatgtagTTATCTACTAATATACTACTATCCATACTACTAAACCATTTGTAAGGTACTTTATGCAACCGCGGTACGCAACAAAATATCGTTTATGCAACGAAATTGAACCTTCTGTTTTCGCCTTTAGACACGTATGCGTTTCGGTCTTGTTAGCTTCGTATACTTCGGTATTGCAGTACAGTATTGCGTCTCACGGTCCAGTAACATAAAATACCCTATGTATTTCAACGATAGATAGTGTATCTAACTAATGACGTTTAATCCTAGAATCTAAAAGCTTTTACATCGTTGGTTATTATTAGAGTTACTATCTCTACATaagtttattagaaaattattctacGTTTCCAAACAATCATCCGTAAAGCAACGAAACATCTGTCTTTCACAATGTTACGGTGTAAGACCTTTACGCCAGACGctcgatatttttccattttttccttcgtttttgtTGTCGAAACATTGCAATTTTATCACTAACGATAAATGACCAATCTTCCGAAACTTAACTTTTACGTGCCGCTTCGTTTTTATTACAAGCGTACCGTTGTTGGCTTACTTACTGTTAACTGTTATTGAACTTCCTAGGTGATTGACTTtatcgatatatgtatgtatcgaTGGTATATTATTAGTGACGATACGCGTTCATTCTTTGTTTACGCTTTATCAGAAAACACCACGATTCTTTATAAAGTACCGAATTATTCCTGTTTTCATTTCTGCACGAAGAAATGTTTCTGAATTCTTATCTTTATTTcgtacaaatataaaacagaataaaaatacgaaaaccGTAGGTACGCTGTACAAACATCCGATCTATTcgtacaatatatgtatacatacatacatagataGATATAATCtgaaattaaacgattaataCTTTACCCATATCAATATGTTGAACGTAAATAGGACGAATTTCAAATACTTCATGTCGGTCGTTTTCAAGACATCAAATTAGTCATTGATCTGCAAAGATAACATCACTTGTATCAGTTACTTTAAAATCCAGATGATTTCGACTTTATTCTAAAAGTTGACAAATGCCTTTCACTTGAATTTTTGAATATCAACGCTTTCGAACGAATTGACAATTTATAAAGAGCGCGATTAAGAACGTAAATATTAGCAGAACGAAGATAAATGCAAGCAGGTGTTGGCGAATCTTGTGATGCGATGCGAGCGAAGCGTGCGTCTATCTACGTATTTTCTGATCCACTCACTAGAATTAAAACCTACCGTACCTTAGAAGAATGAGCCTTTAAAATGCCCGTGTCACTCTAGGGACGCAATTATACTCAAAGGTGCACGATCTACCTACGCTTCAAAgggaattgaaaaattactgCGAATCGGATATACCCTGGCGCAATAATGTAATACCTCTGTTTCAGCTTTTCGTTTCGATGTTGACTTTATAGCGTGAGTTAATGGGTTAAACGACGAAATGTTAAAACACCATTGCAACTAATCGGGATCAAAGGCGAAATTATCGGATCGATGCGTGGACGGTTCATATACggttatacatattaatatcgTACGACCACAGTAAATCCACGATTAAGCGATCACAGACATACAACTTATTACCAATTAATTCTAAGTACTTACACgtttggaaattaattaaagttcCCTGGAAAATCACGTACAGTTGCTTGCTATGCCTTCTCACGTCTCTAAtggacgaaagaaaaattgaccGCTTTTAATCGAAATACCACCATTGTGCATGCTACGAATACTCAAACGAGACCTTtcacataaatattcatagcTACTCTTCTATGATATTACTTGCCATATTCCAGCGGGATCATTCGTGTAAACAGGCTTTGACGGAGGAATAGGCTGCCAGTTGCTGGTCCTGTTGATTCTCCTACTTTCTGCTGACAGCTACTCGAAACATAAGAGAAACAAGGGCGGGAAACAAAGCGTAAAAAGACCAGTAACACCGTAGAAACAAAAACCAGAAAACTGATTTCCAATTATTCTTCTCTGTAGATCAATTCACAAGTAGTTCACGATTCGTAACGTTTGCCTATTCACTCTCTCATTTTGTTCTTCACTTTTCTTTCGACTCCCGTTTCCCGTTATTAAATTCAAGCACGAGCACGTAGAGGTTCCCGCACGCTGAGAGGGCGACCAAGACGaagtacacacacacacgcacacacacgcgcgcgctcacacacacgcgcgcgcgcgcgcgcacggcAATCGACGGAGCGTCGTTGGAGAAAGATGCTGGTTACCGAGAAAAATCGATGTACCGATCTCACGTGCCAACTCCCGGAGTTTCCGCGAGTCTCCTCGAATGGATCTCACTCCAAACACCGATAGAGAATTCTGCCGTGTGCTATCGCAACGATACTGCCGAGGGTAAATGCTGCTAACTCCGACGTCATCTGCTTCGGGAGCGGTACGCTCTCTCCTTCCCACCTTCCGCTCATCTTCCGCCCCTACGTCGTCCGGTGGTTGGTCCAGATGCGGCTGCGTCGCATTGTAACCGCGCCGACGCGAGTCCTAGTCGATCCCTGCTCGTTAGTCTAGACGTTTCGCCACTCGACCAGCTTTCGTTCCGTCGTCAATGATGAACGTTAGACCACCGTACGAACGACCACTAGTCGTCAATTGCCTAGCTTTCGCATCAGTTTACAAGTTTAATTGCTCCAATTATCAACGCTGCTTTTAACCGGACCGACCAATTTCGTTTGGAATCTTGTTCGTGAGTTCATATTTAGAGATAAGATCGTACTTGCATCGGCTCCTCTGATACATTTGCGTGCGCCATATTCTTTCGCTCTGAACTTCACCGCTCGatttacgaataaaattacttaaaactTACTTTTTCGAATTTCCGTATTTTCGCATTTTCGCATTTTTCCGCAACGCGCACCGATAATCCAGAATGCACGCGAGCGATATTCTACCGCGCGATCTTGCTGCTACCAtgtatcttcttttcttttcttattacgaACAACTGAGGCAAACATATGATCACAGCGGGATCACACAGCGGGATTCGTTCAGtttaaacaaaatgaaaactgGGAATCGTTCGATGTGTACGATGTTCGTAATGCAGAGAAATGTTCGCGTTTCGTTTCGAAGTGGAACAGTTTGTAGTATGTCTTTTAGTTTGCGTCTTTTCAGTTGTATTTATAAgcattttcgtaaaaatattatatggtattattattatattatcaagATTTATCTTATGTATATTGTGcacaatatacatacaaatatatattaatttataaaaacgacACTATGTTATCAGAGAGCtaatatactaatatatattagaataCTATGCATATACACATACTGTACCTTCACAATATTGTTGCACgatattattttgatataattCAAACGTTTgtacataatatgtaaatattcttattgaatatatttcaCTCTAAAATTATGTAGAATGTTCATTTCCTCTCATTAtcgatattgatattttatttaaaaatgtgcGCATTGATAACatgaaaaaattgttcgcttcctattatcttatttctctctctctctctctctttctttcttctcaaAGATTATTTCGATCACATTATTAccatcgaataaaaaataaaatctagaTTTTGCAAAGACACGTATGGTTATAGCCTTTCTTTCATCGATAAAGAATTGTCAAGAGAGTCTTAAATAAAGCACATTATAAACGATAGCTCTAAACTGCACTAATTTTGTTGTTAATAGCATTTACTGAAACTGATTAAGAGT
This genomic stretch from Bombus fervidus isolate BK054 chromosome 9, iyBomFerv1, whole genome shotgun sequence harbors:
- the LOC139991055 gene encoding tetraspanin-11 isoform X1, whose protein sequence is MKYLKFVLFTFNILIWLAGCTVLMIGACLLLEPSKGHLLNLFVPDATPHETINLIACSLVGLGFTVLTVGFFGCRAALYGNQCILATYMSMLVALIITELITAAVGGLMTFRILSGLEERLINKLAEDYGHEPTSDIPFSHSLDFAQYKFNCCGIHGYGDYNGTAWWRDAQISGNRRQVPLTCCVLKNTEVKNTGSPMSVVSRVFSKHNEKPWLSPKPVDEIACQVEDEEGHDGYRHKEGCLSKVTSWLQCESFTLVFLGMAMAGIQTFGIITSAFLCRTIRDMQVD
- the LOC139991055 gene encoding tetraspanin-3 isoform X2, which encodes MACSLVGLGFTVLTVGFFGCRAALYGNQCILATYMSMLVALIITELITAAVGGLMTFRILSGLEERLINKLAEDYGHEPTSDIPFSHSLDFAQYKFNCCGIHGYGDYNGTAWWRDAQISGNRRQVPLTCCVLKNTEVKNTGSPMSVVSRVFSKHNEKPWLSPKPVDEIACQVEDEEGHDGYRHKEGCLSKVTSWLQCESFTLVFLGMAMAGIQTFGIITSAFLCRTIRDMQVD